The genomic window CTTATAGAAACTTTAAAAACTAATCCTCAAGATAGAAGAATGTTAATGACTATGTGGAATATAGAAGACCTTCCTCATATGACATTACAACCTTGCTGCTTCTTAACTATGTGGGATGTTACTGATGGTAAGCTTAACTGTATGCTTATTCAACGTTCTGGTGATATTCCATTAGGAGTACCATTTAATACAAGTCAATATGCTGTATTAGTTCATTTAATTGCTCAAGTTACAGGACTTAAGCCAGGATTATTTACACATGTAATTAATAATGCACATATTTACGAAAATCAAGTAGAAGGAATGAAATTGCAATTATCTAGGGCAAACGATGAATATGATGCTCCTAAGCTTTGGATAAATCCAGAAATTAAAAACTTCTATGATTTTACTCCAGATGATATAAAACTAGAAAACTATGAATATCATCCAGCAATTAAAATGGAGGTATCTGTTTAATGTTATCTATAATTGTTGCAAAGGCAAATAATAGCATTATAGGTGGAGACAATAAACTTTTATGGCATATTTCTGAAGACCTTAAAAGGTTTAAAGAGATTACATCTGGAAATATAATTATAATGGGAAGAAAAACTTTTCAATCATTACCCGGCATACTACCTAATAGAAAGCATATTGTTATAACAAGAGATACTAACTTTAAGGTAGATTCAGACATGGTAGAGGTATATAATAACCTAAATGATGTTATATCTAATTATAAAAACTCTGAAAATGAAGCATTTATAATTGGTGGTGGAGAAATTTATAAAGCTCTTCTTCCTCATAGTAATAAGCTTTACTTAACTATTATTAATAAAGATTTTGAAGGCGATACTAAATTCCCTGAGATTAATTTAAATGATTGGAATATAGATTTTAAATCTGAAGAAAAAATAGATTCTAAAAATGGATTAAAATATACTTTTATAAACTTAAGTAAATAAGAAAACGAGGGTAGTTCTTACAAACTTCCCTCGTTTTCTTGTCCTATTGTATGTTAATCCTATTGAAGAGTAACCTAAATTTAATTAAAAATCATTATATTATTTAATTTAAATAATATTAATTAATGATAAATTTACCTATACATTAAAAAAGCCTTTCCATCAGAGAAAGGTTTTAATTAAAAAACCGTGCACCTGGCTTTGACAGTAATCTATAGGCGTTACCTATGCAGTTAGCTCTGGTAAGATTGATCCATGTCACACGCAGTAATCACTTATCGCTGCTTCCTTCCGGACCTGACGAGGTTCATGCACTTACGTCGCATGGGACCCGACCATCAACACCACTTACATAGGGCAGACCCTACAAATTAAAGCCTATGCCAGGAATTCAATCCTGCTATAGCGGATTGCAGGTTACAGGGCACCGCTAACTCCCCATCTAGCACGGCATGGCGGAGAGAAGGGGATTTGAACCCCTGATAGAGTTGCCCCTATACACGCTTTCCAGGCGTGCTCCTTCGACCACTCGGACATCTCTCCATATAATAGCTATTTAATTTTAACTACTTTCCTATATTATCATATACAAGTGTATATTGCAATACACAAAACATACTATACATTATGTATATCTATATTTTATCTGTAAATTCAGTATTATATTTCAAATAAATAAGAGAATTTAGTTTATTATACTAAATTCTCTTAATAAAAACTTATATTACTAATATAAATTTTTTCTTTTTTTGACCCAGACTATTAGACCTATTCCTAATAAAATTCCAATAATACTTACTATTTGGGCTATTCTTAATCCCAAAAACATTAAACTATCAGTTCTTAATCCTTCTATAAAGAATCTTCCTAATGAATATAACATCATATAACTTCCTAATATGACTCCAGCTTCTGATTTTTCACTCTTTAAAAGAATATATATTAATATTCCACACACTAATAAGTTCCAAACTGATTCATATAAAAAAGTAGGATGATAATACACTCCACTTATATGCATTCCATTTTGTATAAACTCAGGAAATTTACTTATAAACTCCTTAGTGACAGGGCCACCATGTGCCTCTTGATTCATAAAATTTCCCCATCTACCTATAGCCTGAGCTAATATAACTCCTGGCATAACTATGTCTACATATTCAAAAAAATTAATTTTTCTAACCTTTGCAAATATAACTCCTACTATAAGTCCAGCTATTACACCTCCATGTATAGCCATTCCCCCTTGCCTTATGTTTATTACATCCATAAAACTATGATAATTTTGATACTCAAAAGCTACATAATATAACCTAGCTCCTATTATAGAGAATGGAAATACCCATAAAAATGCATCTATAATAACTTCAAAATCTAGCTTTTTCTTTTTAGCCATAAAATATGTTAAAATCATTGCTGCAATAACACCCATTGATATTATTATTCCATACCATCTAATTTCTATGCCAAATGCCTCAAAAGCTATTGGGTCCATATAAACTCACTCCTTTGCTATTATTATGTTATTTACCATTATACGCCTTTAAAGTTACTTATATCAATTAAAAATTTATTAATAATTCTATATAAAAAAATAGAGGGTTTTTATAATCCCTCTATTTTTAACATACTATATAAATTATTTAGTAGCTTGTTTTAAAGCATCATTTACAGCTTGTAAAGCACCTTTTGATGAATTTGTAGCTCCACTTATAGCTTCAACGTCTTCTGTTCCTTGTTTCTTTATTATATCTGGGAACATGCTTTCTTTAACTCCATCTACTAGAGTTTGAGTTTCATGACTTTCCACTAATTTTATATCTGAAATATTACCTTTTTCTACTTTAACTTCTACTTTAATACTACCAGCATTTCCTTTACCTTCTCCAGTGTAAGTACCGTCAACATACTTTCCACCTCCGCATCCTACTAATAAAGTAGCTGCTAAAACTGTTGATGCTAATATAGCTCCTAATTTCTTCATATATATTTCCTCCGAAACTTAATTAATTATTTTTTTATAAAATCTACAGCATTTTTTCCTGCAGTTCTTCCATATGCAATTATATCTGCTAAAGCGTTTCCGCCTAATCTATTTGCACCATGAACTCCTCCAGTAACTTCACCTGCTGCGAATAATCCTGGAATAGTATTTCCATCTTTATTTACAACTTTAGCATTTGTATCTATCTTAATTCCACCCATTGTGTGGTGAACAGCTGGTGCTACTGGTATTGCGTAGAATTTACCTTCATTTAATTCTTTCTTCATTGAAGTTCTTCCAAAGTCTGAATCATTTTTTGCTGAAACAAAACCATTATATTTTTCGATTGTAGCTTTTAATGTAGCTCCATCCATTTCTAGTTTTCCAGCTAAATCTTCTATAGAATCTCCTTCTGTAACTAGTCCCATGTTAAAATATTCTTCAGCTTGCTTTAAGCCTTTTCTTAAACCGTCATCAAATATTATATATGCCATTCCATCTTTTTGACTTAATATTGCTTTTGAAACAGCATCTCTTGTATCTAGTTCATTAAAGAATCTGTTACCTTCTTTATTTACTAAAATAGCTCCATTACCTCTTACAGTTTCTGCTATCATAACTGCTTTTTCTGGTACAACAGTTGGATGAGTTTGAATTTCTTTCATATCAACAAAGTCTGCACCAAGCTTTTCAGCTATTTCTATACAATCACCTGTTGCTCCATTGTGGTTAGTTGTTGAGAATCCTTTTAAAGCTGGGTTGTATTTAACAACTAATTCTTGATTAGCTGAGAATCCACCAGATGTAATTACAACAGCTTTAGTATTTATAACATATTCTTTTCCTTCCTTATTAGTAGCTTTAACACTTGAAACTTTTCCTTCTTTATCAAGTACTACTTCTTCAGCCTTATTCCAAAGTCTTACATCGACTTCTTTCTTTTCAGCAGCTTTCTTTAATGTATCAACTAAATGTGCTCCAACAGCAGCTCCTCCAGTTGGTCTATGACATCTATCAACTGAAGCTCCTCCCATTCTACCTACATCTGTTAAATCTGCTCCTAAATCTGTTAACCATTCAATTGATCCATTTGAATCTTCAGCTAACTTTTTAACTAAATCAGGGTTATTCTTTTGATGTCCACCCTTCATAGTATCCTCTATCATAGTTTCTACAGAATCTTCTATTCCTTTTTCTTCTTGATACTTAGTTCCAGCTGCATTTATACCACTTGATGCTCTGTTAGTATTTCCTCCAACTAATGGCATCTTTTCTAGTACGACTACATTTTTAGCACCATCTTGTTTTGCTTGAACTGCTGCTGCTAACCCAGCTCCACCAGCTCCTATAATAACAACATCAGCACTTTGAGTACTTCCGCATCCAACAAAAGATACTGCTGGAATAGCAATAGCAACTGACATTACTAACGCTAATAATTTCTTCTTCATTATTACATCCCCCTAAAACCAATTTATACAAGGGTATTATTACCCTATTTAGATTATATTTTCTAATCATTCTCTAAACAATATTGTGGTCTTTTTGTTTATTTTGGTCTTTTTGGTCTAAAAAAAGAAGCTAAGCTCTATCGCTTAGCTTCATAATAATGAACAGGCCTTCCTACTTTACCATATTCAAAATTTAGATTCAACTTTTCTTCTTTACACATATACTCTAAATACCTTCTAACAGTTACTCTAGCTAATCCCACATTGTCAGCCAATTCATCTGCCGTAAACTTTCCAGTAATATTACTACTTATATATTTCCAAATTTCATTATATGTATTCTTATTTAATCCCTTTGCAAGTTCCCCATCACAGTCATTATGTTTATTATCTGTATTCCTCTTACCTGAATTTAATATATATTCATCTATGCTTTCTTGATTTAAAGTTTTTTTCTCTATTAGCTTATCATGCCTATCTCTATATTTCTCAAAAGCTTCCTTAAAGCGTTTGAAAGTAAATGGTTTGACCAAATAATCCACAGCTCCAAATTTAAATGCTTCATTTACAGTATTTAAGGAGTTGTCTGCAGTTATAAGAAGTGCATCTAAATCTATGTTATTTTGTCTTATCCATCTCAATAAGTCAACACCTCTTCCATCTGGTAAAAAAACATCTAATAATATTATATCGGCATCACTTTCTCTTATTTTTTTCTTTGCTAATTCTATACTATCAACTTGTCCAATTACATTAAACCCATCAATTTTCATTAAAAATTTATAGTTTATTTCTCTTACCATGGGATCATCTTCTACTAAGATAACATTAA from Clostridium septicum includes these protein-coding regions:
- a CDS encoding flavocytochrome c; translated protein: MKKKLLALVMSVAIAIPAVSFVGCGSTQSADVVIIGAGGAGLAAAVQAKQDGAKNVVVLEKMPLVGGNTNRASSGINAAGTKYQEEKGIEDSVETMIEDTMKGGHQKNNPDLVKKLAEDSNGSIEWLTDLGADLTDVGRMGGASVDRCHRPTGGAAVGAHLVDTLKKAAEKKEVDVRLWNKAEEVVLDKEGKVSSVKATNKEGKEYVINTKAVVITSGGFSANQELVVKYNPALKGFSTTNHNGATGDCIEIAEKLGADFVDMKEIQTHPTVVPEKAVMIAETVRGNGAILVNKEGNRFFNELDTRDAVSKAILSQKDGMAYIIFDDGLRKGLKQAEEYFNMGLVTEGDSIEDLAGKLEMDGATLKATIEKYNGFVSAKNDSDFGRTSMKKELNEGKFYAIPVAPAVHHTMGGIKIDTNAKVVNKDGNTIPGLFAAGEVTGGVHGANRLGGNALADIIAYGRTAGKNAVDFIKK
- a CDS encoding thymidylate synthase, with protein sequence MSLYDKKYLTIVQDILDNGYYDNNRTGVSTYKLPHQVMQFNLEKEFPILTTKFVAFKTAVKEMLWIYKDQSNDVTKLQEQNVHIWDEWVDENNTIGRGYGYQIAKFNQIDKLIETLKTNPQDRRMLMTMWNIEDLPHMTLQPCCFLTMWDVTDGKLNCMLIQRSGDIPLGVPFNTSQYAVLVHLIAQVTGLKPGLFTHVINNAHIYENQVEGMKLQLSRANDEYDAPKLWINPEIKNFYDFTPDDIKLENYEYHPAIKMEVSV
- a CDS encoding FMN-binding protein, translated to MKKLGAILASTVLAATLLVGCGGGKYVDGTYTGEGKGNAGSIKVEVKVEKGNISDIKLVESHETQTLVDGVKESMFPDIIKKQGTEDVEAISGATNSSKGALQAVNDALKQATK
- the lgt gene encoding prolipoprotein diacylglyceryl transferase: MDPIAFEAFGIEIRWYGIIISMGVIAAMILTYFMAKKKKLDFEVIIDAFLWVFPFSIIGARLYYVAFEYQNYHSFMDVINIRQGGMAIHGGVIAGLIVGVIFAKVRKINFFEYVDIVMPGVILAQAIGRWGNFMNQEAHGGPVTKEFISKFPEFIQNGMHISGVYYHPTFLYESVWNLLVCGILIYILLKSEKSEAGVILGSYMMLYSLGRFFIEGLRTDSLMFLGLRIAQIVSIIGILLGIGLIVWVKKRKNLY
- a CDS encoding response regulator → MINVILVEDDPMVREINYKFLMKIDGFNVIGQVDSIELAKKKIRESDADIILLDVFLPDGRGVDLLRWIRQNNIDLDALLITADNSLNTVNEAFKFGAVDYLVKPFTFKRFKEAFEKYRDRHDKLIEKKTLNQESIDEYILNSGKRNTDNKHNDCDGELAKGLNKNTYNEIWKYISSNITGKFTADELADNVGLARVTVRRYLEYMCKEEKLNLNFEYGKVGRPVHYYEAKR
- a CDS encoding dihydrofolate reductase, giving the protein MLSIIVAKANNSIIGGDNKLLWHISEDLKRFKEITSGNIIIMGRKTFQSLPGILPNRKHIVITRDTNFKVDSDMVEVYNNLNDVISNYKNSENEAFIIGGGEIYKALLPHSNKLYLTIINKDFEGDTKFPEINLNDWNIDFKSEEKIDSKNGLKYTFINLSK